One part of the bacterium genome encodes these proteins:
- a CDS encoding chemotaxis protein CheX: protein MKFTLENVDAAIASGTAEIFENTVFMEVLPAPEGTVFDPDEAIFYTRLPVYKPHPAMVGLVIPQSLALRLAEAMMMREFNMEDDEFEVHDVLGELANMLAGSIFTHLLPEMDSFELGLPECRVLSSANQGQEWDNAKPHTFLLEDTPLLVTWEGD from the coding sequence ATGAAGTTCACCCTCGAGAACGTCGATGCGGCCATCGCCAGCGGCACGGCCGAGATCTTCGAGAACACGGTCTTCATGGAGGTGCTGCCCGCGCCGGAAGGCACGGTCTTCGACCCGGACGAGGCCATCTTCTACACCCGGCTGCCGGTCTACAAGCCCCACCCGGCCATGGTCGGGCTCGTCATCCCCCAGTCCCTGGCCCTGCGCCTGGCCGAGGCCATGATGATGCGCGAGTTCAACATGGAGGACGACGAGTTCGAGGTGCACGACGTGCTGGGCGAACTGGCCAACATGCTGGCCGGCTCCATCTTCACCCACCTGCTGCCCGAGATGGACTCCTTCGAGCTGGGCCTGCCCGAGTGCCGCGTGCTCTCGTCGGCGAACCAGGGTCAGGAGTGGGACAACGCCAAGCCCCACACGTTCCTGCTCGAGGACACGCCGCTGCTGGTGACCTGGGAAGGGGACTGA